A portion of the Fusobacterium nucleatum genome contains these proteins:
- a CDS encoding thiamine diphosphokinase, producing MKIAYLFLNGELRGDKNFYLDFIKNHKGDIYCADGGANFCYELTLIPKEIYGDLDSIKDEVKEFYQEKKVKFIKFKIEKDYTDSELLLNEIQNKYDVIYCIAGLGGSIDHELTNINLLAKYSNLIFISEKEKIFKIDSDSKFNDMINTKISFVIFSDQVKGLTLKGFKYSIENLDIKKGEARCISNIIVENKANLLIKSGSLLCVIKEN from the coding sequence ATGAAAATTGCTTATTTATTTCTAAATGGAGAATTAAGAGGAGATAAAAATTTTTATTTAGACTTTATCAAAAATCATAAGGGAGATATTTACTGTGCTGATGGTGGAGCAAATTTCTGTTATGAATTAACTTTAATACCAAAGGAAATTTATGGTGATTTAGATTCTATTAAAGATGAAGTAAAAGAATTTTATCAGGAAAAAAAAGTTAAATTTATAAAATTTAAGATTGAAAAAGACTATACTGACAGTGAATTACTTTTAAATGAAATTCAAAATAAATATGATGTAATATATTGTATTGCAGGTTTAGGTGGAAGTATAGATCATGAACTTACAAATATAAATTTATTAGCAAAATATTCCAATTTAATTTTTATTTCTGAAAAAGAAAAGATTTTTAAAATTGATAGTGATAGTAAATTTAATGATATGATAAATACAAAAATATCTTTTGTAATATTTTCTGATCAAGTAAAAGGTTTAACTCTAAAAGGTTTTAAATATAGTATTGAAAATTTGGATATAAAGAAAGGTGAAGCTAGGTGTATAAGTAACATTATTGTTGAAAATAAAGCTAATCTTTTAATAAAATCTGGTTCACTTTTATGTGTAATTAAAGAAAATTAA
- a CDS encoding uracil-xanthine permease family protein, protein MKILGLKTKIILGMQHVLAMFGATVLVPFLTGLNPSIALICAGVGTLMFHSVTKGIVPVFLGSSFAFIGATALVLREQGIAILKGGVISAGLVYVMMSFIVLKFGVERIKSFFPPVVVGPIIMVIGLRLSPVALSMAGYSNNTFDRDSLIIALIVVISMIFISILKKSFFRLVPILISVAIGYIVAYFMGDVDLSKIHEASWIGLPEGAWDTITTVPKFTFSGVVALAPIALVVFIEHIGDITTNGAVVGKDFFKNPGVHRTLLGDGIATMAAGLLGGPANTTYGENTGVLAVTKVYNPAILRIAACFAIVLGLIGKFGVILQTIPQPVMGGVSIILFGMIAAVGVRTIVEAQLDFTHSRNLMIAALIFVLGIAIGDITIWGTISISGLALAALVGIVLNKILPEDK, encoded by the coding sequence ATGAAAATACTTGGTTTAAAAACAAAAATTATATTAGGAATGCAACATGTACTTGCAATGTTCGGAGCAACTGTATTAGTGCCTTTTTTAACAGGACTTAATCCTTCAATAGCGCTTATTTGTGCAGGGGTTGGAACTTTAATGTTTCATAGTGTCACAAAAGGAATAGTACCCGTATTTTTGGGTTCATCATTTGCTTTTATTGGAGCAACAGCTTTGGTTTTGAGAGAACAAGGGATTGCTATATTAAAAGGTGGAGTCATATCTGCTGGTCTTGTATATGTTATGATGTCTTTTATTGTTTTAAAATTTGGTGTTGAAAGAATAAAATCATTTTTTCCACCAGTTGTGGTAGGACCTATAATAATGGTTATTGGATTAAGACTTAGTCCAGTGGCATTAAGTATGGCAGGATATAGCAATAATACTTTTGACAGAGACAGTTTAATTATTGCTTTAATTGTTGTTATTAGTATGATATTTATTAGTATCTTAAAAAAATCGTTTTTTAGATTAGTTCCAATTCTAATTTCAGTTGCTATTGGATATATTGTTGCATATTTTATGGGAGATGTAGATTTATCTAAAATACATGAAGCAAGCTGGATAGGTTTACCAGAGGGAGCTTGGGATACTATAACAACAGTACCTAAATTTACCTTTTCAGGAGTTGTTGCACTTGCACCAATAGCATTGGTTGTATTTATAGAGCATATTGGAGATATTACAACAAATGGTGCTGTCGTTGGAAAAGACTTCTTTAAAAATCCAGGAGTTCATAGAACATTATTAGGAGATGGAATTGCTACAATGGCAGCAGGACTTTTAGGTGGACCTGCTAATACAACTTATGGAGAAAATACAGGGGTTCTTGCTGTAACAAAAGTATACAACCCTGCAATTTTAAGAATAGCAGCTTGTTTTGCAATAGTTTTAGGACTTATAGGAAAATTTGGTGTAATACTTCAAACAATACCTCAACCAGTTATGGGCGGAGTTTCTATAATATTATTTGGAATGATAGCAGCTGTTGGAGTAAGAACAATAGTTGAAGCTCAACTTGATTTTACACACTCAAGAAATTTAATGATAGCAGCCTTAATATTTGTTTTAGGAATAGCTATTGGAGATATAACTATCTGGGGAACAATTTCTATTTCAGGTTTAGCCTTAGCTGCACTTGTAGGAATAGTTTTAAATAAAATTTTACCAGAAGATAAATAA
- a CDS encoding YcxB family protein, translating into MDIQFENKYYADDKMGKEYVNKILAKNARGIILLYILIFLFIVKNGILKGDSGTIFRLIVCTIFLLFLNFLSQKYLFRLLKKTAKSIHNDQSYPTLVQFGNNIFMQEGKFSMELDYSKIVKIYYLKYSYVLMFTNSNGIMIKYDSFTKGNFEDFKEFIKENCKKAKIIVKNKSYIFGL; encoded by the coding sequence ATGGATATTCAATTTGAAAATAAATATTATGCTGATGATAAGATGGGAAAAGAATATGTTAATAAAATTTTAGCAAAAAATGCAAGAGGAATTATTTTACTTTATATATTAATATTTCTTTTTATAGTGAAAAATGGAATTTTAAAAGGAGACTCAGGTACAATTTTTAGGTTGATAGTTTGTACGATTTTTCTTTTGTTTCTTAATTTTCTTAGTCAAAAATATTTATTTAGACTTCTAAAAAAGACAGCTAAGAGTATTCATAATGACCAAAGTTATCCAACTCTTGTACAATTTGGAAATAATATATTTATGCAAGAAGGGAAATTTTCAATGGAACTAGATTATTCAAAAATTGTAAAAATATATTATTTAAAATATTCTTATGTCCTAATGTTCACTAATTCAAATGGAATTATGATAAAATATGATAGTTTTACAAAAGGAAATTTTGAAGATTTTAAAGAATTTATAAAAGAAAATTGTAAAAAAGCTAAAATAATTGTTAAAAATAAAAGTTATATATTTGGATTATAA
- a CDS encoding endonuclease/exonuclease/phosphatase family protein, with the protein MKKRKLLLLTIFALFFCLSILSSADEAYIASFNILRLGAAKKDMPQTAKILQGFDIVGLVEVINRDGVEELVDELNKASDEKWDYHISPFGVGSSKYKEYFAYVYKKDKVKFIKSEGFYKNGKSSLLREPYGATFQIENFDFTFVLVHTIYGNNESQRKAENFKMVDVYDYFQDRDKKENDIFIAGDFNLYALDESFKPLYKHSDKITYAIDPAIKTTIGTKGRANSYDNFFFSQKYSQEFTGSSGALDFSGDNPKQMREIISDHIPVFIVVETSKDDD; encoded by the coding sequence ATGAAAAAAAGAAAATTGTTGCTGTTAACTATATTTGCATTATTTTTTTGCTTATCTATTTTAAGTTCAGCAGACGAAGCATATATAGCAAGTTTTAATATTTTAAGATTAGGTGCTGCCAAAAAAGACATGCCTCAAACTGCAAAAATACTACAAGGCTTTGATATAGTTGGTTTAGTTGAAGTTATAAACAGAGATGGTGTTGAAGAATTAGTAGATGAGCTTAATAAAGCAAGTGATGAAAAATGGGATTATCATATATCTCCTTTTGGAGTAGGTTCATCTAAATATAAAGAATATTTTGCCTATGTATACAAAAAAGATAAAGTAAAATTTATAAAATCAGAAGGCTTTTATAAAAATGGTAAAAGTTCACTTCTAAGAGAACCTTATGGGGCAACATTTCAAATTGAAAATTTTGATTTTACTTTTGTTTTAGTTCATACAATTTATGGAAATAACGAATCTCAAAGAAAGGCTGAAAATTTTAAAATGGTTGATGTCTATGATTATTTTCAAGATAGAGATAAAAAAGAAAATGATATTTTCATAGCTGGAGATTTTAATTTATATGCCTTAGATGAATCTTTTAAACCATTATATAAACATTCAGATAAAATTACCTATGCAATAGACCCTGCTATAAAAACAACAATAGGAACTAAGGGCAGAGCAAATTCTTATGATAATTTCTTTTTTAGTCAAAAATATTCACAAGAATTTACAGGTTCAAGTGGGGCATTAGATTTTTCGGGAGATAATCCTAAACAGATGAGAGAAATTATTTCAGATCACATTCCAGTATTTATAGTTGTTGAAACTTCTAAGGATGATGACTAA
- a CDS encoding MBL fold metallo-hydrolase yields the protein MKISILGSGSAGNSTFVEIEDYKLLVDTGFSCKKTEEKLEKIGKKLSDISAILITHEHSDHINGAGVIARKYDIPIYITPESYRAGAVKLGEIDKSLLNFIDGDFILNDKVKVSPFDVMHDAERTIGFKLETQLNRKIAISTDIGYITNIVREYFKDVDAMVIESNYDFNTLMNCAYPWNLKERVKSRNGHLSNNECAKFIKEMYTDKLKKVFLAHVSKDSNNISLIKETLEDEFIGMIRKPNCEITTQDNVTKLFDIDE from the coding sequence ATGAAAATTTCAATTCTAGGAAGTGGAAGTGCTGGAAATTCAACTTTTGTAGAAATAGAAGACTATAAACTTTTGGTAGATACAGGATTTAGTTGTAAAAAAACAGAGGAAAAATTAGAAAAGATTGGAAAAAAATTATCAGACATTTCAGCAATTTTAATAACTCATGAGCACAGTGACCATATAAATGGAGCAGGAGTTATAGCAAGAAAATATGATATTCCAATCTATATTACTCCTGAAAGTTATAGAGCAGGAGCAGTTAAATTAGGAGAAATAGACAAATCTTTATTAAATTTCATTGATGGTGATTTTATTCTCAATGATAAAGTAAAAGTTTCTCCATTTGATGTTATGCATGATGCTGAAAGAACTATTGGTTTTAAATTAGAAACTCAACTAAATAGAAAAATAGCAATATCAACTGATATTGGTTATATAACAAATATAGTTAGAGAATATTTTAAAGATGTAGATGCTATGGTTATTGAAAGTAACTATGATTTTAATACTCTTATGAACTGTGCTTATCCTTGGAATTTAAAGGAAAGAGTTAAAAGTAGAAACGGTCATCTTTCAAATAATGAGTGTGCTAAATTTATTAAAGAGATGTATACAGATAAATTAAAAAAAGTATTCTTAGCTCATGTAAGTAAAGATAGCAACAATATTTCTTTAATAAAAGAAACTCTTGAAGATGAATTTATTGGAATGATTAGAAAGCCTAACTGTGAGATAACTACACAAGACAATGTAACAAAACTATTTGACATAGATGAATAG
- a CDS encoding SDR family oxidoreductase, which translates to MKIALVTGSTSGIGYEISKRLLKMNYTVYGIGRNFIKNDENIFKEYENFIPVTCDLSKLDDLEKTLHSLKKIKCDLIVNSAGIGYFGLHEEMNVSKIKNMITVNLQAPLVISQYFLRTLKENKGIIINISSVTANKESPLASVYSATKAGLSQFSKCLFEEVRKNDVKVITIYPDMTKTNFYENNTYFECDDDEKAYIKMKDIGNTIEFILNQSGNIVFTDITIKPQRHKIKKVKRKE; encoded by the coding sequence ATGAAAATTGCTTTGGTTACAGGTTCTACATCTGGAATAGGCTATGAAATATCAAAAAGATTATTAAAAATGAATTACACTGTCTATGGTATTGGTAGAAATTTTATAAAAAATGATGAAAATATTTTTAAAGAATATGAAAATTTTATCCCTGTTACTTGTGATTTATCTAAACTTGATGATTTAGAAAAAACATTACACTCCTTAAAAAAGATAAAATGTGATTTAATAGTAAATTCAGCTGGTATAGGATATTTTGGTTTGCACGAAGAAATGAATGTATCAAAAATTAAAAATATGATAACAGTTAATTTACAAGCACCTCTTGTAATTAGTCAATATTTTTTAAGGACATTAAAAGAAAATAAAGGTATAATAATAAATATTTCATCAGTTACTGCAAATAAAGAAAGCCCTTTGGCTTCTGTTTATTCTGCAACAAAAGCAGGGCTTAGTCAATTTTCAAAATGCTTATTTGAAGAAGTTAGAAAAAATGATGTTAAAGTTATAACTATTTATCCAGATATGACTAAGACAAATTTTTATGAGAATAACACTTATTTTGAATGTGATGATGATGAAAAAGCATATATAAAAATGAAAGATATTGGAAATACAATAGAATTTATTTTAAATCAAAGTGGAAATATAGTTTTTACAGATATAACAATAAAGCCACAAAGACACAAGATAAAAAAAGTAAAAAGAAAGGAATAA
- a CDS encoding HAD family hydrolase, which translates to MIAAFFDIDGTIYRNALLIEHFKKLVKYELFDDIQYRLKVEEAYNLWDTRKGDYDDYLLDLTQLYVVAIKGLPVKYNDFISNQVLLLKGNRVYTYTREMIEWHKKMGHKVFFISGSPSFLVSRMAKKMGVDDFCGSVYEIDEETQTFSGKILKPMWDSAHKQEAIENFIKKYNIDLSKSYAYGDTNGDFSMLSLVGNPRAINPSKELITRVKNDENLKSKTQIIIERKNVIYKLNSDVELIEF; encoded by the coding sequence ATGATTGCAGCTTTTTTTGATATAGATGGAACAATTTATAGAAATGCCTTACTTATTGAACATTTTAAAAAATTGGTAAAATATGAACTTTTTGATGATATTCAATATAGGTTAAAAGTTGAAGAAGCATATAATCTTTGGGACACAAGAAAAGGAGATTATGATGATTATTTACTTGACTTAACTCAGTTATATGTAGTTGCAATAAAAGGATTACCTGTAAAATATAATGACTTTATCTCTAATCAAGTTTTACTATTAAAAGGTAATAGAGTTTATACATATACAAGAGAAATGATTGAATGGCATAAGAAAATGGGACATAAAGTCTTTTTTATATCAGGTAGTCCATCATTTTTAGTTTCAAGAATGGCTAAAAAAATGGGAGTTGATGATTTCTGTGGTTCTGTTTATGAAATAGATGAAGAAACTCAAACATTCTCAGGTAAAATATTAAAACCTATGTGGGATTCTGCACATAAACAAGAAGCAATAGAAAACTTTATAAAAAAATATAATATAGATTTATCTAAAAGTTATGCCTATGGAGATACTAATGGAGACTTTTCAATGTTATCTTTAGTTGGGAATCCAAGAGCAATAAATCCTAGTAAAGAATTGATTACTAGAGTAAAAAATGATGAAAATTTAAAATCTAAGACACAAATTATAATTGAAAGAAAGAATGTTATTTACAAATTAAATTCAGATGTTGAATTAATTGAATTTTAA
- a CDS encoding MmcQ/YjbR family DNA-binding protein — MRELKDFIKNKKIDFKKLEEFGFKLIDNSYYYHTSLLKNQFKMSVKINLDNSIFTEIIDTETNEPYILYLLEMKRSGYSEKVYKAYNEVLEKIQKECFEDEIFKANYTKEIIDYVKNKYGDELEFLWKKSPKNAVIRRKSSNKWYAVILTISKRKIGLDSDKIIEVINLHNSEEEIKKLIDCKKYFPAYHMNKKYWCSICLDGTVELEEIYKLIDISYELAK; from the coding sequence ATGAGAGAGTTAAAAGATTTTATTAAAAATAAAAAAATAGATTTTAAAAAACTTGAAGAATTTGGTTTTAAATTAATAGATAATTCTTATTACTATCATACTTCTTTACTAAAAAATCAATTTAAGATGTCTGTTAAAATTAATTTAGATAATTCAATTTTTACTGAAATAATAGATACAGAAACTAATGAACCTTATATTTTATATCTTTTAGAAATGAAAAGAAGTGGTTATAGTGAAAAAGTATATAAGGCATATAATGAAGTTTTAGAAAAAATACAGAAAGAATGTTTTGAGGATGAGATATTTAAAGCTAATTATACAAAAGAAATTATTGATTATGTTAAAAATAAATATGGAGATGAATTGGAATTTCTATGGAAAAAATCTCCTAAAAATGCAGTTATTCGTAGAAAATCTAGTAATAAATGGTATGCAGTAATATTGACTATATCTAAAAGAAAAATTGGTTTAGATAGTGATAAGATTATTGAAGTAATTAATCTTCATAATTCAGAAGAAGAAATAAAGAAACTTATAGATTGTAAGAAATATTTCCCAGCATATCATATGAATAAAAAATATTGGTGCTCTATTTGCCTTGATGGGACAGTTGAATTAGAAGAAATTTATAAGTTGATAGATATAAGTTATGAATTGGCAAAATGA
- a CDS encoding Rrf2 family transcriptional regulator — protein sequence MKIKNEVRYALQIIYYLTLNRDKDIISSNEISAEENIPRLFCLRIIKKLEKAGVVKIFRGAKGGYVLTRDPKRLTFRDIIEIIDDDIVLQPCIDSSTICSTRGADCSIRHALKKIQDDLLDDFDKINFYDLVENNASLQI from the coding sequence ATGAAAATAAAAAATGAAGTTAGATATGCTTTACAAATTATTTATTATCTTACTTTAAATAGGGATAAGGATATTATTTCATCAAATGAAATATCTGCTGAGGAGAATATACCTAGATTATTTTGCTTACGTATAATCAAAAAACTAGAAAAAGCAGGAGTTGTTAAAATATTTAGAGGTGCAAAAGGAGGCTATGTTTTAACAAGAGATCCTAAAAGACTTACTTTTAGAGATATTATAGAAATTATAGATGATGATATAGTATTACAACCTTGTATAGATAGTTCAACTATTTGCTCTACTAGAGGTGCAGATTGTAGTATAAGACATGCATTGAAAAAAATTCAAGATGATTTATTAGATGATTTTGATAAAATCAATTTTTATGATTTAGTTGAAAATAATGCTAGTTTACAAATTTAA
- a CDS encoding spore photoproduct lyase family protein, with translation MLYIVTALYIEAKPLISLFNLKKDNTYTKFQVFSNENIKLIISGTGKIKSATALTYLISNKNIKDNDYIINIGFIASSNNNSQLGDIVYISKIQNAYSDTTFYPEMIYKHNFLEGSLITFDKIIEKKIENVEYIDMEAYGFFQTASIFFKKDKIFLLKIVSDILKENVEDRILIDFKDDNLFNKSYKKIYDFLLKFINIPDNNKNNFNNNEQDLIKKVLENLKLSDTMTYEFFNILKYLKIKYGNIDILKKYENIEVNSKVQGKKIFEEIKEFSKLNNKVEIERKSFNNKNSNLFNNRFSHIYVEKKILNNKNTLEILSKFKDVKIIEIDNYKEVFSSNNQDFHLQKLGQKLILASNKPNMIYEGAVVCESFENDNFYYTSSIINCVYDCEYCYLQGVYSSGNIVIFVDIEKVFEEVEELYSKLKTLYLCVSYDTDLLAIENICGFSKKWYHFIEDKKYLKIELRTKSGNIDKFLNLKPLDNFIIAFTLSPENLALKNEKYTASFKNRVKAIKELQEKGWKVRICIDPLIYSDNFEKNYSQMIEYLFNEIDKEKVIDISIGVFRISKEYLKKMRNQNQNSEILYYPFECIDGVYTYSDKTKSYMINFIKEQFLKYININKIYI, from the coding sequence ATGTTATATATAGTAACAGCATTGTATATTGAAGCAAAGCCTTTAATATCATTATTTAATTTAAAAAAAGATAATACTTATACAAAATTTCAAGTATTTTCAAATGAAAATATAAAATTAATTATAAGTGGTACAGGTAAAATAAAATCTGCTACTGCTTTAACATACTTAATTTCAAATAAAAATATTAAAGATAATGACTATATAATAAATATTGGTTTTATAGCAAGTTCAAATAATAATTCTCAATTAGGGGATATAGTATATATCTCAAAAATTCAAAATGCTTATTCAGATACAACTTTCTACCCTGAAATGATTTATAAACATAATTTCTTAGAGGGAAGTTTAATTACTTTTGATAAGATAATTGAGAAGAAAATTGAAAATGTAGAATATATAGATATGGAAGCCTATGGTTTTTTCCAAACAGCTTCTATTTTTTTTAAGAAAGATAAAATTTTCCTTTTAAAAATAGTGTCTGATATATTGAAAGAAAATGTTGAGGATAGGATTTTAATTGATTTTAAAGATGATAATTTATTTAATAAAAGCTATAAAAAAATTTATGATTTTTTATTAAAATTTATTAATATTCCAGATAATAATAAAAATAATTTTAATAATAATGAACAAGATTTGATAAAAAAAGTATTAGAAAATTTAAAATTAAGTGATACAATGACTTATGAGTTTTTTAATATACTAAAATACCTTAAAATAAAATATGGAAATATTGATATATTAAAAAAATATGAAAACATTGAAGTAAATTCAAAAGTTCAAGGAAAGAAAATTTTTGAAGAAATAAAAGAATTTAGTAAGTTAAATAATAAAGTTGAAATTGAAAGAAAATCTTTCAATAATAAGAATTCTAACTTATTTAACAACAGATTTTCTCATATCTATGTTGAAAAGAAAATTTTAAATAATAAAAACACTTTGGAAATACTATCAAAATTTAAAGATGTGAAGATAATAGAAATTGATAACTATAAAGAAGTATTTTCAAGTAATAATCAAGATTTTCATTTACAAAAATTAGGGCAGAAATTAATTCTTGCTTCCAATAAGCCTAATATGATTTATGAAGGTGCAGTGGTTTGTGAAAGTTTTGAAAATGATAATTTTTACTATACTTCTTCTATAATAAATTGTGTCTATGATTGTGAATATTGTTATCTTCAAGGGGTTTATTCATCAGGAAATATAGTTATTTTTGTAGATATTGAAAAGGTTTTTGAAGAAGTTGAGGAATTATATAGTAAATTAAAAACTTTATATCTTTGTGTATCTTATGATACAGATTTACTTGCAATAGAAAATATCTGTGGTTTTTCTAAGAAATGGTATCATTTCATTGAGGATAAGAAATATTTAAAAATTGAATTAAGAACAAAATCGGGAAATATTGATAAATTTTTAAATTTAAAACCTTTGGATAATTTTATAATTGCTTTTACACTATCTCCTGAAAACTTAGCTTTAAAAAATGAAAAATACACAGCTAGTTTTAAAAATAGAGTAAAGGCTATTAAAGAATTGCAGGAAAAGGGATGGAAAGTTAGAATTTGCATAGACCCTTTGATATATAGTGATAATTTTGAAAAAAATTATAGTCAGATGATAGAATATTTATTTAATGAAATTGACAAGGAAAAAGTTATTGATATAAGTATTGGTGTATTTAGAATTTCAAAAGAATATTTAAAAAAGATGAGAAATCAAAACCAAAATTCAGAAATTTTATATTATCCTTTTGAATGTATTGATGGAGTTTATACATATTCTGATAAAACAAAATCATATATGATAAACTTTATTAAAGAACAATTTTTAAAATATATTAATATAAATAAGATTTATATATAA
- a CDS encoding thioesterase family protein translates to MLEVGMKLEVEKLVTDNDTASKAASGAVEVLATPFMIAWMEEASLHLAQKGLENGLTTVGTEVNIKHLKGTLVGKTVKIVSVLREIDRKKLVFDVEALEDGVVVGTGTHTRFIIDPVKFYEKLKNAK, encoded by the coding sequence ATGTTAGAAGTTGGAATGAAATTAGAGGTTGAAAAACTTGTAACTGATAATGATACTGCTTCAAAAGCTGCATCAGGAGCTGTTGAAGTTTTAGCTACTCCTTTCATGATAGCTTGGATGGAAGAAGCTTCTTTACATTTGGCACAAAAAGGATTAGAAAATGGACTAACAACAGTTGGAACAGAAGTTAATATTAAACATTTAAAAGGAACTTTGGTTGGGAAAACTGTTAAAATAGTTTCTGTTTTAAGGGAAATAGATAGAAAAAAACTTGTATTTGATGTAGAAGCTCTTGAAGATGGAGTTGTTGTAGGAACTGGAACTCATACAAGATTTATTATTGATCCTGTAAAATTTTATGAAAAATTAAAAAATGCAAAATAA
- the pepF gene encoding oligoendopeptidase F — protein sequence MKDRKSIDKKYKWNLNDIYENYDIWESDLEKFEKLTKEVPKFKGEIKKSPKKFVELEILMEKIAKLLDRLYLYPYMLKDLDSTDEITSIKMQEIEMIYSKFATETAWISPEMLEIPEETMNEWIKKYPELQERKFGLSEMYRLRKHVLSEDKEQLLSHFAQFMGSSSDIYAELSISDIKWNTVKFSTGEEIPVSNGVYSKILATNRNQEDRKLAFEALYKSYENSKNTFAAIYRAIVQRNVASCNARNYESSLDRALENKNIPREVYFSLVESTQENTAPLRRYVELRKKALKLKEYHYYDNSINIVDYNKIFKYDDAKEMVLKSVEPLGEDYQQKMKRAISEGWLDVFETKNKRSGAYSINIYDVHPYMLLNYQETMDDVFTLAHELGHTLHSMLSSEAQPYSTADYTIFVAEVASTFNERLILDYMLKNSNDSLEKIALLEQALGNIVGTYYIQTLFATYEYEAHKLIEEYKAITPDILSEIMFNLFKKYFGDMVTIDELQKIIWARIPHFYNSPFYVYQYATSFASSAKLYEDLKANLENREKYLTLLKSGGNNHPMEQLKLAGVDLTKKESFDAVAKEFDRLLDILENELKKINLI from the coding sequence ATGAAAGATAGAAAATCAATAGATAAAAAATATAAATGGAACTTAAATGATATTTATGAAAATTATGATATATGGGAAAGTGATTTAGAGAAATTTGAAAAACTTACAAAAGAAGTTCCTAAATTTAAAGGTGAGATAAAAAAGAGTCCTAAAAAATTTGTAGAGTTAGAAATATTAATGGAAAAAATAGCTAAACTTTTGGATAGATTATATCTTTATCCATATATGTTAAAGGATTTAGATTCAACAGATGAAATTACTTCTATAAAAATGCAAGAAATAGAAATGATTTACTCAAAATTTGCAACTGAAACTGCTTGGATAAGTCCAGAAATGTTAGAAATTCCAGAAGAAACTATGAATGAATGGATAAAAAAATATCCTGAATTACAAGAAAGAAAGTTTGGGTTATCTGAAATGTATAGATTAAGAAAGCATGTACTTTCAGAAGATAAAGAACAATTACTTTCTCATTTTGCACAATTTATGGGCTCATCTTCTGATATATATGCTGAACTTTCAATATCAGATATAAAATGGAATACTGTTAAATTTTCAACTGGAGAAGAAATTCCAGTATCAAATGGAGTTTATTCAAAAATTTTAGCCACTAATAGAAATCAAGAGGATAGAAAGTTAGCTTTTGAAGCACTATATAAAAGCTATGAAAATAGTAAAAATACTTTTGCAGCAATATATAGAGCTATTGTACAAAGAAATGTGGCTTCTTGTAATGCTAGAAACTATGAATCTTCACTTGATAGAGCTCTAGAAAATAAGAATATTCCTAGAGAAGTATATTTTTCTTTAGTTGAATCTACTCAAGAGAATACTGCACCTCTTAGAAGATATGTGGAACTTAGAAAGAAAGCTTTAAAATTAAAAGAATACCATTACTATGACAATAGTATAAATATAGTTGATTACAATAAAATTTTTAAATATGATGATGCTAAGGAAATGGTTTTAAAATCTGTTGAACCATTAGGAGAAGACTATCAACAAAAAATGAAAAGAGCTATAAGTGAAGGTTGGCTTGATGTTTTTGAAACTAAAAATAAAAGAAGTGGGGCATATTCAATAAATATTTATGATGTTCATCCTTATATGCTTTTAAATTATCAAGAAACTATGGATGATGTATTTACTTTGGCACATGAGTTAGGACATACATTACATAGTATGTTATCAAGTGAAGCACAACCTTACTCAACAGCAGATTACACAATATTTGTTGCAGAGGTAGCTTCAACATTTAATGAAAGATTAATTTTAGATTATATGTTAAAAAATTCAAATGATAGTTTAGAAAAAATAGCTTTACTTGAACAAGCATTGGGAAATATAGTTGGAACTTATTATATACAAACTTTATTTGCAACTTATGAATATGAAGCACATAAACTAATAGAAGAGTACAAGGCAATAACTCCTGATATTTTAAGTGAAATTATGTTTAATTTATTTAAAAAATATTTTGGAGATATGGTTACAATAGATGAATTACAAAAAATTATTTGGGCTAGAATACCTCATTTTTATAATTCACCTTTCTATGTTTACCAATATGCAACTTCATTTGCAAGTTCAGCAAAACTATATGAAGACTTAAAAGCTAATCTTGAAAATAGAGAAAAATATTTAACTCTTTTAAAATCAGGTGGAAATAATCACCCTATGGAACAATTGAAATTAGCAGGTGTAGATTTAACTAAGAAAGAGTCTTTTGATGCTGTTGCAAAAGAATTTGATAGATTACTTGATATTTTAGAAAATGAATTAAAAAAAATAAATTTAATTTAA